The following coding sequences lie in one Spirosoma sp. KUDC1026 genomic window:
- a CDS encoding sensor histidine kinase, producing MNRFALGIGWRVVGIVCWTGLLTAMFLQRASGLWIMLPAGLLAWQAANLYTYVTGLNRKLTQFLESIRYSDFTISFRTDSNLGPTFRELNTQFNEVMAAFQRARAENEASLHYINTIIQHVNVGLLTFDASEQIELVNQAALRLLGIYRLRTLGDLEAAHPELVRLLRDADTIATEHNRAAATSGSLLYQVNKGRMDGELSVRCTAVRLRGRLVTVVSLQNIRTELQQRELDAWQNLTKVLRHEIMNSITPIVSLSGTMRDIVETDLVPLGETEANGQVNISAATFSASISDLRDALATIEQRGAGIMKFVDAYRHFTTIPQPVLTDVAVDQLLRHVAQLMQPEARKSQVTVRVSSPELTIRADAGQIEMVLLNLLKNAIESLTRVSSPTVQLTALSSNSQIVIQVADNGPGIEPEAMEQIFIPFYTTKKTGSGIGLSLSRQIMQRHGGQLLAESTPGSGSVFQLIF from the coding sequence ATGAACCGTTTCGCCCTGGGCATTGGCTGGCGTGTTGTCGGGATCGTCTGCTGGACAGGCCTTCTGACCGCTATGTTCCTGCAACGGGCGAGCGGATTGTGGATCATGCTGCCGGCTGGTTTGCTGGCCTGGCAGGCCGCTAATCTGTACACTTACGTAACAGGTCTGAACCGAAAGCTGACGCAGTTTCTGGAATCGATCCGTTATTCCGATTTTACAATCAGTTTTCGAACGGATAGTAATCTGGGGCCAACGTTTCGGGAGCTTAATACGCAGTTCAACGAGGTCATGGCCGCTTTTCAGCGAGCCCGCGCTGAGAATGAAGCCAGTCTACACTACATCAATACGATTATCCAGCACGTCAACGTAGGCCTGCTCACGTTTGATGCATCGGAGCAGATTGAACTGGTCAATCAGGCCGCATTACGGCTGCTGGGCATCTACCGGCTTCGAACGCTGGGCGATCTGGAAGCGGCTCACCCCGAACTGGTCAGATTACTGCGTGATGCTGACACTATCGCTACAGAGCACAACCGGGCCGCTGCTACCAGTGGCTCGCTGTTGTATCAGGTCAACAAAGGCCGGATGGATGGCGAACTGTCGGTGCGTTGTACCGCCGTTCGGTTGCGTGGGCGACTGGTTACGGTCGTTTCGCTGCAGAACATCCGGACGGAGCTGCAACAGCGGGAACTGGATGCCTGGCAGAACCTGACCAAGGTGCTGCGCCACGAAATCATGAATTCCATCACGCCCATTGTGTCCCTGTCTGGAACCATGCGCGACATTGTAGAGACCGACCTGGTGCCGCTGGGAGAGACGGAGGCTAATGGTCAGGTGAATATTTCGGCTGCTACCTTTTCGGCGTCTATCAGTGACCTGCGCGATGCGCTGGCGACGATCGAACAGCGGGGCGCTGGTATCATGAAATTCGTTGACGCGTATCGGCATTTTACGACCATCCCGCAGCCCGTTCTTACCGATGTGGCCGTCGATCAGCTGCTCCGCCACGTAGCGCAGCTGATGCAGCCTGAAGCGCGAAAAAGTCAGGTAACCGTCCGCGTGTCCTCGCCCGAGCTAACCATCCGGGCCGATGCCGGACAGATTGAAATGGTGCTGTTGAATCTGCTGAAAAACGCCATCGAAAGCCTGACCCGCGTCAGTAGTCCTACGGTCCAGCTCACCGCCCTGTCCAGCAACAGTCAGATCGTGATTCAGGTTGCTGATAATGGGCCGGGTATCGAGCCGGAAGCGATGGAGCAAATTTTCATCCCGTTCTATACCACCAAAAAAACAGGATCGGGCATTGGGTTGAGTTTATCCCGTCAGATTATGCAGCGTCACGGAGGACAATTACTGGCTGAGTCGACGCCGGGATCAGGCAGCGTCTTTCAACTGATTTTTTAA
- a CDS encoding efflux RND transporter periplasmic adaptor subunit, translated as MDRVLPKRFWTNQRIALAGGGVLIAAVLAYTLFFADRRSTLNVEKDKITVSDVTIGPFEDFIAVTGVVQPLKTIRLDAIEGGYVTQKLVEGGTMVNKGDVLLKLENQSLKLSFLQSETEANRLVNDLQNTRQRIQIERFTLRKTLADLDAQIDQAKDSYDRQAKLYKDKVVSEEDYLKAKRAYERLTSQRKIETETQKYQEDNAKFQIKQLEGTLARTQKNVALWQQTLDNLVVKAPVSGQLSSIDVEVGSNINRGQNIGQIDDMNGFKMRVGVDEHYISRVFSGLNGTFEFSGKTYPLAISRVYPEVKSGRFEVDMIFPKGAPEGIKRGQSSPIQLELGKAAKATLLPVGGFFSDTGGNWVYVVDKSGKRAVKRTITLGRKNPEYYEVLSGLEPGDQVITSSYENFGENEVLEF; from the coding sequence ATGGACCGCGTCTTACCTAAACGATTCTGGACGAACCAACGCATCGCTCTCGCCGGAGGAGGTGTGTTGATCGCAGCTGTACTGGCTTACACGCTTTTCTTTGCCGACCGACGTTCAACGCTGAACGTTGAAAAAGATAAAATCACCGTCTCGGACGTAACGATCGGCCCCTTCGAGGATTTTATCGCCGTTACGGGGGTAGTTCAACCCCTGAAAACGATCCGGCTGGATGCTATCGAAGGCGGCTACGTCACGCAGAAGCTGGTTGAAGGGGGAACGATGGTGAACAAAGGCGACGTCCTTCTGAAGCTGGAAAACCAGAGTCTTAAACTCAGCTTTCTACAATCGGAAACGGAAGCGAACCGGCTGGTGAATGATCTCCAGAATACCCGCCAACGGATTCAGATCGAACGCTTTACGCTCCGCAAAACCCTGGCTGACCTCGACGCTCAGATCGACCAGGCCAAAGACAGTTACGACCGTCAGGCCAAGCTCTATAAAGACAAGGTTGTTTCGGAAGAGGACTACCTGAAAGCCAAACGGGCTTACGAACGGCTAACCAGTCAGCGGAAGATTGAAACCGAAACCCAGAAGTACCAGGAAGATAACGCTAAGTTTCAAATCAAACAGCTCGAAGGGACGCTGGCCCGGACGCAGAAAAACGTGGCTCTCTGGCAGCAAACGCTGGATAATCTGGTCGTGAAAGCGCCGGTATCCGGTCAGTTATCAAGCATCGACGTAGAAGTTGGCTCAAACATCAACCGGGGCCAGAATATTGGCCAGATTGATGACATGAACGGCTTCAAAATGCGCGTCGGTGTCGACGAGCATTACATCAGCCGGGTTTTCTCAGGGCTGAACGGTACGTTCGAATTTAGTGGTAAAACATACCCGCTGGCCATTAGCCGGGTCTATCCGGAAGTAAAAAGCGGTCGTTTCGAAGTCGATATGATTTTCCCGAAGGGGGCACCCGAAGGCATCAAGCGTGGCCAATCGTCGCCGATACAATTGGAACTGGGCAAGGCGGCCAAAGCCACGCTGCTGCCGGTGGGCGGCTTCTTCTCCGATACGGGCGGCAACTGGGTGTACGTAGTTGACAAATCGGGCAAGCGGGCCGTTAAGCGCACCATCACGCTGGGCCGCAAGAACCCTGAATATTACGAAGTCCTTTCCGGCCTCGAACCCGGCGATCAGGTGATCACCAGCAGCTACGAGAATTTCGGGGAGAATGAGGTGTTGGAGTTTTAG
- a CDS encoding acyl-ACP desaturase has product MSISGTRLDVMRFLGEKIDIALDDYLKPIEKNWQPSDFLPDSTQENFLSEVKLLQESARELPYDYVAVLIGDTITEEALPTYESWLMDMEGVEQGENHSWSRWIRGWTAEENRHGDLLNKFLYLSGRVNMRAMEVSTQYLIADGFDIGTGKDPYRNFVYTSFQELATNVSHRRTATLAKQAGCPQLSKICGVIASDEMRHAKAYKAFVSQIFEVDPSEMMLAFEDMMRKKIVMPAHFLRETGVKIGQTFSHFSDAAQRLGVYTTHDYIDIADALLVDWNIAGVSDLNDAGQRARDYLMALPARLRRIAERTKVPTLEYPFSWIG; this is encoded by the coding sequence ATGAGTATATCGGGCACACGGTTGGATGTAATGCGGTTCCTTGGCGAGAAGATCGACATCGCCCTGGATGATTACCTCAAACCCATCGAAAAAAACTGGCAACCCTCTGATTTTCTGCCGGATTCGACGCAGGAAAATTTCTTGAGCGAGGTGAAGCTGCTCCAGGAAAGCGCGCGCGAACTGCCCTACGACTATGTCGCCGTGCTTATTGGTGATACCATCACCGAAGAAGCCCTGCCCACCTACGAATCCTGGCTCATGGACATGGAAGGCGTTGAGCAGGGCGAGAACCACAGCTGGAGCCGCTGGATACGGGGCTGGACCGCCGAAGAGAATCGTCACGGCGATCTGCTGAATAAATTTCTGTACCTGTCGGGTCGGGTGAACATGCGGGCGATGGAAGTGTCGACGCAGTACCTCATTGCCGATGGCTTTGATATCGGCACGGGGAAAGACCCGTACCGGAACTTTGTGTATACCTCCTTTCAGGAGCTGGCCACCAACGTATCGCACCGCCGGACGGCAACGCTGGCCAAACAGGCAGGCTGCCCTCAGTTATCAAAAATCTGTGGTGTCATCGCTTCCGATGAAATGCGACACGCCAAAGCCTACAAAGCGTTCGTAAGCCAGATTTTTGAGGTCGATCCGTCCGAAATGATGCTGGCTTTTGAAGACATGATGCGCAAGAAAATTGTGATGCCTGCCCACTTTCTGCGCGAAACCGGCGTGAAGATCGGGCAGACATTCAGTCACTTCTCCGACGCGGCTCAACGACTGGGTGTCTACACTACGCATGACTACATTGACATTGCCGACGCGCTGCTGGTCGATTGGAACATTGCGGGTGTTTCGGATCTGAACGATGCCGGACAACGGGCACGCGATTACCTGATGGCGCTTCCTGCCCGGCTACGCCGGATTGCGGAGCGGACAAAAGTGCCCACCCTGGAGTACCCATTCAGCTGGATCGGTTAA
- a CDS encoding sigma-54-dependent transcriptional regulator, giving the protein MQDAKLLIVDDDPDVLLAARLLLKRHVGSVDIEKNPEKLPFLLNNNHYDAIVLDMNFQRDVSSGREGFAWLDRILDINPQARVVLFTAYGDVEMAVRAMKAGAADFVLKPWQNDKFVETIRGAVEKSETGPPGGANRDAGSGRKGNEANSDEPRNLAEKNRKAGSHSPNHSVTQSLIGSAMQPILDTVERVAPTDANVLILGENGTGKDLVARAVHEQSNRKDKPFISVDVGALSESLFESELFGHVKGAFTDAREDRAGRFEEANGGTIFLDEIGNLTLSQQARLLTVLQQRQVTRIGSNKAKSIDVRLICATNVDLNERVAERSFRQDLVYRINTIELHLPALRNRPTDIAPLADHFLKKYARQYGRSVTGLSPALLAEMKQYRWPGNVRELQHAIERAVILAPGKTLEPADFVFRKDASSTSPVNETLQLEDMERQLIQQAMQKHRGSITDVARELGLSRQALYRRLEKFGL; this is encoded by the coding sequence ATGCAAGACGCTAAATTGCTTATCGTCGACGACGACCCAGACGTATTACTGGCGGCCCGGCTGCTGCTTAAGCGGCACGTTGGCTCCGTAGATATTGAAAAGAATCCCGAAAAACTGCCGTTTTTGCTTAATAATAACCACTACGATGCCATCGTGCTGGATATGAATTTTCAGCGCGATGTGAGCAGTGGCCGCGAAGGATTTGCCTGGCTCGACCGGATTCTTGATATTAATCCGCAGGCCCGGGTTGTGTTGTTCACGGCATACGGCGACGTCGAAATGGCGGTTCGAGCTATGAAGGCGGGAGCTGCTGACTTCGTGCTGAAACCCTGGCAGAACGACAAGTTTGTCGAGACGATCCGGGGGGCAGTGGAAAAGAGCGAAACCGGGCCGCCGGGCGGAGCGAACCGGGACGCCGGATCGGGTCGAAAGGGTAACGAGGCTAACAGCGACGAACCAAGAAATCTGGCCGAGAAAAACCGGAAGGCTGGAAGCCATTCGCCCAATCATTCTGTCACTCAATCGCTCATTGGTAGCGCTATGCAACCAATTCTGGATACAGTTGAACGCGTCGCGCCGACAGACGCGAACGTATTGATTCTGGGCGAGAACGGGACGGGGAAAGACCTGGTGGCGCGGGCAGTTCATGAACAGTCGAACCGGAAAGACAAGCCGTTCATCAGCGTGGATGTTGGTGCTCTATCCGAAAGTTTGTTCGAGAGTGAACTGTTCGGTCACGTAAAAGGAGCGTTCACGGATGCCCGCGAGGATCGCGCCGGACGGTTTGAAGAAGCCAATGGCGGAACGATTTTTCTGGATGAGATCGGTAACCTGACCTTATCCCAGCAGGCACGCTTACTGACCGTATTGCAGCAGCGCCAGGTTACGCGCATTGGATCGAACAAAGCCAAATCCATTGACGTGCGATTGATCTGTGCCACGAACGTTGATCTGAACGAACGGGTGGCCGAGCGGTCGTTTAGACAGGACTTAGTGTACCGAATCAATACGATTGAACTACACCTGCCTGCGCTACGTAATCGACCGACGGACATCGCGCCACTGGCAGACCACTTTCTGAAGAAATACGCCAGGCAGTACGGCCGCTCTGTAACGGGATTAAGTCCGGCGTTACTGGCCGAGATGAAGCAGTATCGCTGGCCGGGGAACGTACGGGAACTGCAGCACGCCATCGAACGGGCGGTTATTCTGGCGCCTGGCAAAACACTGGAACCCGCCGATTTTGTTTTCCGGAAAGACGCTTCATCCACGTCGCCTGTTAACGAAACACTCCAACTGGAAGACATGGAGCGGCAATTGATTCAGCAGGCCATGCAGAAGCACCGGGGCAGTATTACTGACGTAGCGCGGGAGCTGGGTTTGTCGCGGCAAGCCCTGTACCGTCGTTTGGAAAAGTTTGGTCTGTAG
- a CDS encoding lysophospholipid acyltransferase family protein, whose protein sequence is MKKVIDYLLSCLYLLYFGLLLLIFHVIQVIAFNVFGKQAHKNVVDYMNGGIMLGWYLTGSTVRYRQLTDLPTDRPIIFVANHQSMFDISPIYWFLRKHSPVFVSKVELAHGIPSISYNLRKSGAALINRSDPKQAIMEIARLGKLIQQETRSVVIFPEGTRSPSGNMRTFAPGGVGVLLKRAPKALIVPVVIRGTGRFNPKGLFPLCSFTPMSWTVLPGIEPAGQTPEAVVQQAYEAMITELASSQVTA, encoded by the coding sequence ATGAAAAAAGTTATTGATTACCTGCTCAGTTGCCTCTACCTCCTTTATTTCGGTCTCTTACTCCTCATTTTTCACGTTATTCAGGTCATTGCCTTCAACGTGTTCGGTAAGCAGGCGCATAAGAACGTCGTCGATTACATGAACGGGGGCATCATGCTGGGCTGGTACCTGACGGGGAGTACCGTTCGGTACCGCCAGCTCACCGACCTGCCCACCGATCGGCCTATCATTTTCGTGGCAAACCACCAGAGTATGTTCGACATTTCGCCCATCTACTGGTTTCTGCGCAAACACTCGCCGGTATTTGTGTCTAAAGTCGAACTGGCTCATGGTATTCCCAGTATTTCGTACAATCTACGCAAAAGCGGAGCCGCTCTCATTAACCGATCGGATCCCAAACAGGCCATTATGGAAATTGCACGACTGGGTAAGCTCATTCAGCAAGAAACGCGCTCGGTGGTGATTTTTCCGGAAGGAACCCGCTCGCCATCGGGGAACATGCGTACGTTCGCGCCGGGTGGTGTGGGCGTGTTGCTCAAACGGGCACCCAAAGCACTGATCGTTCCGGTTGTTATTCGGGGAACGGGTCGGTTCAACCCGAAAGGTCTTTTTCCGTTGTGCTCCTTTACCCCTATGTCCTGGACCGTTTTACCCGGTATCGAGCCCGCCGGACAAACGCCGGAAGCGGTGGTACAGCAGGCCTACGAAGCCATGATAACCGAATTGGCTAGTTCTCAAGTTACTGCTTAA
- a CDS encoding serine hydrolase: MSYRYVLLLGIFLTYFLVSPSFGQARTDAFLTELLKKNDNPLFQQVLRQPDTYRLQIIYTQINRDKTNKPSFTNYYVNVDSTAYFNPASTVKLPLALLSLEKLNKLGVAGVDKFTTMQVDSSDKSQTKSWRDNTAETGYPSIAQFIRKAFLVSDNDAYNRMYEFVGQQTINRSLHAKGYLDTRITHRFIRLTPDENRRTNPVRFLDKQGNLLYNQPATYNDDPFDFSRTAKLGKGYLTGKDSLVSEPFDFTGRNKLPLESLHQILRSVMFPESVPATQRFSLMKDDYAFLYQYLSQLPGETNYPKYDGTQYYDTYVKFFFRDSLHHQLPPGVRIFNKVGWAYGFATDASYVVDFTNKIEFMLSATIYVNRDGILNDNKYEYDSVAQPFFYQLGQTIYQYELGRKRAHVPDLSRFRVRYETRKNDQRPTIKNVDN, from the coding sequence ATGAGCTACCGATACGTTCTTCTGCTGGGTATTTTTCTGACGTATTTTCTCGTTTCGCCCAGTTTCGGGCAGGCGCGAACGGATGCGTTCCTGACTGAACTGCTAAAGAAAAACGACAACCCATTGTTCCAGCAGGTGCTGCGGCAACCCGATACGTATCGATTGCAGATTATTTACACCCAGATCAATCGGGACAAAACCAATAAACCGTCGTTCACCAACTACTACGTTAACGTCGATAGTACAGCGTATTTCAACCCAGCCTCAACAGTGAAGTTGCCCCTGGCGCTGCTTTCCCTGGAGAAACTGAACAAGCTGGGAGTAGCTGGCGTGGATAAATTTACGACCATGCAGGTCGACAGCAGCGACAAAAGCCAGACGAAATCCTGGCGCGACAACACCGCCGAAACGGGTTACCCATCTATCGCGCAATTCATTAGAAAGGCATTTCTGGTCAGTGACAACGATGCCTACAACCGGATGTACGAGTTTGTGGGTCAGCAAACTATCAACCGCTCCCTGCACGCCAAAGGCTATCTGGATACGCGAATAACGCATCGGTTCATTCGGCTCACGCCCGACGAAAACCGCCGGACGAATCCTGTTCGTTTCCTCGATAAACAGGGAAACCTGCTTTATAACCAGCCAGCCACTTACAACGATGATCCGTTCGATTTCAGCCGAACGGCCAAACTGGGCAAGGGGTATCTGACAGGTAAAGACAGTCTGGTGAGCGAGCCCTTCGACTTTACCGGGCGAAACAAGCTCCCCCTGGAATCGCTGCATCAGATTCTCCGGTCGGTTATGTTTCCAGAGTCGGTTCCTGCTACACAGCGTTTTTCGCTAATGAAAGATGACTACGCGTTCCTGTATCAGTATTTATCGCAGTTGCCCGGCGAAACCAATTACCCGAAGTATGACGGTACCCAGTATTACGACACCTACGTCAAGTTCTTTTTCCGGGACAGTTTGCACCATCAACTCCCGCCCGGTGTCCGGATATTTAACAAAGTGGGCTGGGCGTACGGATTCGCGACGGACGCGTCGTACGTAGTCGACTTTACAAACAAGATTGAGTTCATGTTGTCGGCCACGATTTACGTTAATCGCGATGGAATCCTGAACGACAACAAATATGAGTACGACAGCGTAGCACAGCCGTTTTTCTATCAGCTGGGACAGACCATTTACCAGTACGAACTCGGTAGGAAACGAGCGCATGTTCCTGACCTAAGCCGCTTTCGCGTCCGGTACGAAACACGCAAAAACGATCAGCGACCGACGATCAAAAATGTCGACAATTAA
- a CDS encoding ArnT family glycosyltransferase, which yields MIVPDQRSSSLPFSDRWFYGLVAVGIFLNATGLYSAILEPDGALYATIAKRMAQTGDFVNLYALDNDWLDKPHFPFWMTAISYLSFGITSFAYKLPGLLFFFMGVAYTYAFARLAYSKLVAQVAALVILTAFHTILSNGDVRAEPYLTGLIIGAVYHFYRIYLGARFYHLVLGAFWTACALMTKGPFVLVPIGAGLVIYWLLTGQWHELLKPRWYVAVLVSFVFTLPEIYCLYQQFDLHPEKVVFDETNVSGVKFFFWDSQFGRFFNTGPIKGQGDKLFFLHTLLWAFIPWSLPLYVGVGKALAGLFKRQNPRPIQAGPEYVSLGSGLATFLLFSLSGFQLPHYINIVFPFYAVLTAQFLVSLSPVALKRWTIGQSIIGVLLIGVIIWVVLLVKPPQQTGAISWSLLLLVMTFLLFRQNNLLGLAGRMVGVMLVLASVMNFVLYPLFMQYQAGMAAAQHVNENPALARQQTWLYEPGTGVGGGSYWSYEFYANGSAPYVRSDSALRALVSTGPKRIFADGPFIDALSKNDFIVQPLAVFPYFPVSRLSYPFLNYATRNQTLQPYVLVEVSEAEQERRTRTED from the coding sequence ATGATAGTACCCGATCAACGTTCTTCCTCACTTCCTTTTTCTGACCGCTGGTTCTACGGCCTGGTGGCGGTCGGCATTTTCCTCAACGCAACTGGTTTGTATTCGGCCATTCTGGAACCCGACGGTGCCCTTTATGCCACCATTGCCAAGCGCATGGCGCAAACCGGCGATTTCGTTAATCTGTACGCTCTCGACAACGACTGGCTCGACAAACCGCATTTCCCGTTCTGGATGACGGCCATTAGTTATTTGAGTTTCGGCATCACCAGTTTTGCCTATAAGTTACCAGGTCTATTGTTCTTTTTTATGGGTGTAGCGTACACGTATGCGTTCGCCCGGCTGGCGTATTCCAAACTCGTCGCGCAGGTAGCCGCGCTGGTCATCTTAACCGCCTTCCATACCATTCTGTCAAACGGCGACGTACGGGCCGAGCCGTACCTGACGGGCCTGATTATTGGCGCGGTCTATCACTTTTATCGCATCTATCTGGGAGCCCGTTTCTACCACCTCGTCCTCGGTGCTTTCTGGACGGCATGTGCCTTAATGACAAAAGGGCCGTTTGTGCTCGTTCCGATCGGGGCGGGTCTGGTAATCTACTGGTTGCTGACTGGTCAATGGCACGAACTTCTCAAGCCGCGCTGGTACGTAGCAGTCCTTGTGTCGTTCGTCTTCACGCTCCCCGAAATCTATTGCCTGTATCAGCAATTCGACCTGCACCCCGAAAAAGTGGTGTTCGACGAAACCAACGTATCGGGCGTTAAATTCTTTTTCTGGGATAGCCAGTTCGGGCGGTTTTTCAACACAGGGCCAATCAAAGGGCAGGGCGATAAGCTTTTCTTTCTACACACCCTGTTATGGGCCTTTATTCCCTGGTCCTTACCGTTGTACGTTGGTGTTGGCAAAGCGCTGGCAGGCCTTTTTAAAAGACAGAATCCTCGGCCAATCCAGGCCGGACCAGAGTATGTATCACTTGGCTCTGGACTCGCGACGTTCCTGCTGTTTTCGCTCTCGGGGTTTCAGCTGCCGCACTACATCAATATCGTTTTCCCGTTCTACGCCGTCCTGACCGCGCAGTTCCTGGTTAGTCTATCGCCCGTAGCCCTGAAGCGCTGGACGATCGGGCAATCCATCATCGGTGTCTTATTGATCGGCGTCATCATCTGGGTGGTACTACTCGTTAAGCCGCCCCAGCAGACCGGCGCTATCAGTTGGTCGTTACTCCTCCTGGTTATGACGTTTTTATTATTTCGTCAGAATAACCTACTAGGTCTAGCCGGCCGTATGGTAGGTGTCATGCTGGTGTTGGCAAGCGTCATGAATTTTGTCCTATACCCCCTATTCATGCAGTATCAGGCGGGTATGGCGGCTGCACAGCACGTGAACGAAAATCCAGCGCTGGCTCGTCAGCAAACGTGGCTCTACGAACCAGGAACGGGCGTTGGAGGGGGTAGCTACTGGTCGTATGAGTTTTACGCCAATGGTTCGGCGCCGTATGTACGTTCCGATTCGGCATTACGTGCCCTGGTCAGCACTGGCCCAAAACGGATCTTTGCCGACGGCCCGTTCATCGACGCGCTGTCCAAAAATGATTTCATCGTTCAGCCGCTGGCCGTTTTTCCCTATTTTCCAGTTAGTCGTTTATCCTATCCGTTTCTGAACTACGCAACTCGAAACCAGACGCTTCAGCCGTACGTGCTGGTAGAGGTGTCGGAGGCTGAACAAGAGCGCCGGACCAGAACAGAAGATTGA
- a CDS encoding four helix bundle protein produces the protein MAKVEKFEDLLVWQKGLAQAIDLYKLLADCRDYSLRDQMRRSAVSVPSNIAEGFERHTNKEFIRFLRIAKGSNGELRTQIHLAVGVNILDSETGNQLLSKSRIISSMLQNLIKTRVEKFE, from the coding sequence ATGGCTAAAGTTGAAAAGTTTGAAGATCTGTTAGTGTGGCAAAAGGGACTAGCGCAGGCAATTGACCTCTATAAGTTGTTGGCTGACTGTAGAGACTATAGTCTACGTGATCAAATGCGTCGCTCGGCTGTATCTGTCCCATCCAATATTGCTGAGGGCTTTGAGCGACACACAAATAAAGAATTCATACGATTTCTACGCATAGCGAAAGGCTCAAACGGCGAGTTACGGACGCAAATTCATCTAGCTGTAGGCGTCAATATTTTAGATTCGGAAACCGGTAACCAACTGCTAAGCAAAAGCCGAATCATCTCATCCATGCTACAAAATCTGATCAAAACGCGGGTTGAGAAATTTGAGTAA
- a CDS encoding ABC transporter ATP-binding protein gives MIQTINLQKLFATEEVETTALNGINMEVRDGEFVAIMGPSGCGKSTLLNILGLLDNPSEGEYNFYGTAVARMSERQRAQLRKGSIGFVFQSFNLIDELTVYENVELPLLYLKTPADERKKRVEEALERMSIMHRRNHFPQQLSGGQQQRTAIARAVVAKPKLILADEPTGNLDSKNGEEVMKLLSELNDEGTTIIMVTHSPYDSGFAHRVINLFDGKVVTENFHV, from the coding sequence ATGATCCAAACCATCAATCTCCAGAAACTCTTCGCGACGGAAGAAGTGGAAACAACCGCTCTGAACGGCATTAACATGGAAGTCCGGGATGGCGAATTTGTCGCTATCATGGGCCCGTCGGGTTGCGGCAAATCGACGCTGCTGAACATCCTGGGACTACTCGACAATCCGAGCGAAGGCGAATACAATTTCTACGGCACGGCCGTAGCCAGAATGTCGGAGCGGCAGCGGGCACAACTGCGGAAAGGCTCGATTGGGTTCGTGTTTCAGAGCTTCAACCTGATCGACGAACTGACCGTTTATGAAAACGTTGAACTACCGTTGCTCTATCTGAAAACGCCCGCTGATGAACGGAAAAAGCGCGTGGAGGAAGCGCTGGAGCGGATGAGCATTATGCACCGCCGGAATCACTTTCCGCAGCAACTATCGGGTGGACAGCAACAGCGGACAGCCATCGCGCGGGCGGTCGTTGCCAAACCCAAACTGATACTGGCCGATGAGCCGACCGGTAACCTCGACTCGAAAAACGGGGAAGAAGTAATGAAGCTGCTGAGCGAGCTGAACGACGAAGGCACGACCATCATCATGGTAACGCACTCACCCTATGATTCGGGCTTTGCGCACCGGGTCATCAACCTGTTTGATGGGAAAGTAGTAACGGAGAATTTCCACGTGTAG